In one window of Eggerthella guodeyinii DNA:
- a CDS encoding PadR family transcriptional regulator, translating to MEPIALTEAVFYILLSLDEPLHGYGIMQNAERLSRGRVRLAAGTLYGALDTLQKRRWIEPAPGGGSGRKKEYRLTDAGRDAVKGELERLRELVENGEEIVGRWPS from the coding sequence GTGGAACCGATAGCGCTGACCGAGGCGGTGTTCTACATCCTGCTGTCGCTCGACGAGCCGCTGCACGGCTACGGCATCATGCAGAATGCCGAGCGTCTGAGCCGGGGCCGCGTGCGCCTGGCGGCGGGCACCCTGTACGGCGCGCTCGACACGCTGCAGAAACGGCGCTGGATCGAGCCGGCGCCCGGCGGAGGGTCGGGGCGGAAGAAGGAGTACCGGTTGACGGACGCCGGCCGCGACGCGGTGAAAGGCGAGCTCGAGCGGCTGCGCGAGCTGGTGGAAAACGGCGAGGAGATCGTGGGGAGGTGGCCGTCGTGA